The Gordonia sp. KTR9 genome contains a region encoding:
- a CDS encoding ferredoxin reductase, protein MTTWHLTTVTSVVDITPTARTLRLALPEAIHALPGQHVDIRLTAEDGYSTARAYSLSDVRETRSVEVTVERLHDGEVSPYLVDVVEPGDPLEISDPHGFWFTWPSGDDRPVQLIGGGSGIAPLMSMIRSREVEAPQTPFSLVYSVRSPDRVYYRDEFRQLIDHRRMDVHLIHTRVGPENATRPPGRLTADELAGLTLDPATSPTVFICGPNRFVENCAQWMVDAGHDRTRIRTERFGE, encoded by the coding sequence GTGACGACCTGGCATCTCACGACGGTCACCTCGGTTGTCGACATCACCCCGACCGCGCGGACGCTGCGCCTCGCCCTTCCCGAGGCCATCCACGCGCTGCCCGGCCAACACGTCGACATCCGCCTGACCGCCGAAGACGGCTACTCCACCGCGCGGGCCTACTCGCTGTCCGACGTCCGGGAGACCCGCTCGGTCGAGGTCACCGTCGAACGACTCCATGACGGCGAGGTGTCGCCGTACCTGGTCGACGTCGTCGAGCCCGGCGACCCGCTGGAGATCAGCGATCCGCACGGATTCTGGTTCACGTGGCCGTCCGGCGACGACCGCCCCGTCCAGCTGATCGGCGGTGGCTCCGGTATCGCGCCGCTCATGTCGATGATCCGCAGTCGCGAGGTCGAGGCGCCGCAGACGCCGTTCTCACTCGTCTACTCCGTCCGCAGTCCCGACCGCGTCTACTACCGGGACGAGTTCCGGCAGCTGATCGACCACCGGCGCATGGACGTTCACCTCATCCACACCCGCGTCGGGCCCGAGAATGCAACGCGACCCCCGGGGCGCCTCACCGCGGACGAACTTGCCGGACTCACGCTCGATCCCGCGACGTCGCCGACGGTGTTCATCTGCGGGCCGAACCGCTTCGTCGAGAACTGCGCCCAGTGGATGGTCGACGCCGGCCACGACCGGACCCGCATCCGGACGGAACGCTTCGGGGAGTGA
- a CDS encoding sulfite oxidase-like oxidoreductase, producing MAIVNRGFVGRRDRDARRLPPGQYTTLDFPVLSSEPTPSVAPEGWMLAVQSADHRAATFTWEQFQDMPHDDITTDIHCVTRWSKFDTRWRGVSFDTLLQALPWEPAPYVMAHCHGGYTANVPLADLVGGRGWIADTYDGEPLAAEHGGPARLLVPHLYFWKSAKWVRRLRFMTEDAPGFWEERGYHMYGDPWREQRYS from the coding sequence ATGGCCATCGTCAACCGAGGGTTCGTGGGACGCCGCGACCGCGATGCGCGGCGTCTCCCACCAGGGCAGTACACGACACTCGATTTCCCGGTCCTGTCCTCCGAGCCGACACCCTCCGTCGCCCCGGAGGGTTGGATGCTGGCCGTGCAGTCGGCAGACCATCGGGCGGCCACGTTCACCTGGGAGCAGTTCCAGGATATGCCGCACGACGACATCACCACCGACATCCACTGCGTCACAAGGTGGTCGAAGTTCGACACGCGGTGGCGCGGAGTCTCGTTCGACACGCTGCTGCAGGCGCTGCCGTGGGAGCCGGCACCGTATGTGATGGCGCACTGCCACGGCGGTTACACCGCCAATGTGCCGCTTGCCGATCTCGTCGGCGGGCGCGGCTGGATCGCCGACACCTACGACGGCGAACCGCTCGCCGCCGAGCACGGCGGTCCGGCACGACTCCTGGTGCCGCACCTGTACTTCTGGAAAAGTGCCAAATGGGTTCGGCGACTTCGGTTCATGACCGAGGACGCACCCGGTTTCTGGGAGGAGCGCGGATACCACATGTACGGCGACCCCTGGCGCGAGCAGCGCTACTCGTGA
- a CDS encoding permease prefix domain 1-containing protein — protein MSADTELESQIDRWRGYVLRHQAIATTDADEMEDHLRGQIADLAAGGLDDDEAFLVAVKRMGRVDALSREFAREHSDRLWKQLVLTAEPAGDLGRRRHELGVVIGLVVAAAATVRIALEVMPEWVLVRNATLLVLPFLAVYFGWKRRVSTRTALAVAAAFVVTGVTVNIYPFVDEGPTQAIVAIHAPIVLWFLVGVTYVGGRWRSGPRRMDFIRFTGEWVVYATLLGLGAAVLTGLTAGAFGALDIDVDVVISQWLAPIAATGIVLLAAWLVEAKQSVVENIAPVLTKVFTPITAVMLVVLLVAMVTSGDVVDVDRELLILVDLILVLVLGLLLYAISARDPHLRPELFDRLQLVLVVTALAVDAVMLTIMASRIAEFGFTANKTVALGLNLVLLVNLSWAAYLLFGFVRRRRGFDATERWQTDYLPVFGVWAAAVVVAVPPLFDFS, from the coding sequence GTGAGCGCGGACACCGAACTCGAGAGCCAGATCGACCGGTGGCGCGGATATGTCCTGCGCCATCAGGCCATTGCCACCACCGATGCCGATGAGATGGAAGACCACCTGCGCGGTCAGATCGCCGACCTCGCCGCCGGCGGTCTCGACGACGACGAAGCGTTCCTGGTCGCCGTCAAGCGAATGGGACGAGTCGATGCGCTCTCGCGCGAGTTCGCCCGCGAGCATTCCGACAGGTTGTGGAAACAGCTGGTCCTGACCGCGGAACCAGCCGGGGATCTGGGCCGAAGACGTCACGAGCTCGGCGTCGTGATCGGTCTCGTCGTCGCGGCGGCCGCCACGGTCCGCATCGCGCTGGAGGTCATGCCCGAATGGGTTCTCGTCCGCAATGCGACGCTGCTCGTCTTGCCGTTTCTGGCAGTCTATTTCGGCTGGAAACGCCGGGTCTCGACACGAACCGCGCTCGCGGTGGCCGCCGCATTCGTCGTGACCGGTGTGACCGTCAACATCTATCCCTTCGTCGACGAGGGGCCCACGCAGGCCATCGTCGCGATCCACGCGCCGATCGTCCTGTGGTTCCTGGTGGGCGTGACGTACGTCGGCGGCCGATGGAGATCGGGTCCCCGGCGCATGGACTTCATCCGCTTCACCGGCGAATGGGTCGTGTATGCAACGCTTCTCGGCCTGGGCGCGGCTGTGCTCACGGGGCTGACCGCCGGCGCCTTCGGTGCCCTCGACATCGACGTCGACGTCGTGATCTCCCAGTGGCTGGCGCCGATCGCTGCGACAGGAATAGTGCTGCTCGCCGCCTGGCTGGTCGAGGCGAAGCAGAGCGTGGTCGAGAACATCGCACCGGTGTTGACCAAGGTGTTCACGCCGATCACCGCGGTGATGCTCGTCGTGTTGCTGGTCGCGATGGTGACCAGCGGCGACGTCGTGGACGTCGACCGCGAGTTGCTGATCCTCGTCGACCTGATCCTCGTCCTCGTTCTCGGCTTGCTTCTGTACGCCATCTCGGCGCGCGATCCGCATCTGCGGCCGGAGCTCTTCGACCGTCTGCAGCTGGTACTGGTGGTGACCGCGCTCGCGGTCGACGCGGTCATGCTGACGATCATGGCCTCGCGTATCGCGGAGTTCGGGTTCACCGCCAACAAGACCGTGGCCCTGGGCCTCAACCTCGTTCTGCTGGTGAACCTGTCGTGGGCTGCGTATCTGCTCTTCGGTTTCGTGCGTCGCCGCCGCGGGTTCGACGCCACGGAGCGGTGGCAGACGGACTACCTGCCAGTGTTCGGGGTCTGGGCGGCCGCGGTGGTCGTCGCGGTGCCGCCGCTGTTCGACTTCTCCTGA
- a CDS encoding PadR family transcriptional regulator, translated as MYIEKDLVAASATPLVLGILAEGESYGYAILKRVREMSGGRMEWTDGMLYPLLHRLERAGHVEATWGKADTGRRRKHYTITPSGLAALAERRSQWEVVADALDQVWRTVALPPTAEGLA; from the coding sequence ATGTATATCGAGAAAGACCTGGTGGCCGCTTCCGCGACGCCGCTGGTGCTCGGCATTCTCGCCGAGGGTGAGTCCTACGGGTACGCGATCCTGAAGCGCGTCCGGGAGATGTCCGGTGGCCGGATGGAATGGACCGACGGCATGCTCTACCCGTTGCTCCACCGGCTCGAGCGTGCCGGCCATGTCGAGGCGACCTGGGGCAAGGCCGACACCGGCAGACGGCGTAAGCACTACACGATCACGCCGTCGGGGCTGGCCGCCCTCGCCGAGCGCAGGTCCCAATGGGAAGTCGTGGCCGACGCGCTCGATCAGGTGTGGCGGACGGTCGCCCTGCCGCCCACCGCGGAGGGCCTGGCGTGA
- a CDS encoding DUF2945 domain-containing protein yields MAIKKNDTVRWNTSQGETEGTAEEKRTKEFTFEGQKFKASEDEPYWIVKSSKTGSKAAHKESSLSKK; encoded by the coding sequence ATGGCGATCAAGAAGAACGACACCGTGCGCTGGAACACGTCTCAGGGCGAGACCGAGGGCACGGCCGAGGAGAAGCGGACCAAGGAATTCACCTTCGAGGGCCAGAAATTCAAGGCCAGCGAGGACGAGCCGTACTGGATCGTCAAGTCGTCGAAGACGGGTTCGAAGGCGGCGCACAAGGAGTCGTCGCTGTCCAAGAAATAG
- a CDS encoding ABC transporter ATP-binding protein: MGVEHSENHRGTDPAIDVRGLRKNFGKFEALRGLDLQVARGEVHGFLGPNGAGKSTTIRVLLGLLRADGGEVRLLDGDPWRDVVELHRRLAYVPGDVALWPTMTGGEMIDLLGSMRGGLDEERRADLVARFELDTTKRGRQYSKGNRQKVAIVAALASDVELLILDEPTSGLDPLMENVFQEVVREATDRGTTVLLSSHILAEAETLADRLSIIRDGAVVATGTLAELRGHTRTSVRAELDSLPDPNLLAQLHDVDVRDTGSGGHRLSATVDSDRIGPVMAVLPSCGLRALTVEPPSLESLFLSLYETGDLPRGER, from the coding sequence ATGGGCGTGGAACATTCCGAGAACCATCGGGGAACCGATCCGGCCATTGATGTCCGGGGCCTGCGCAAGAACTTCGGCAAGTTCGAGGCGCTACGCGGGCTCGACCTCCAAGTCGCCCGCGGCGAGGTCCACGGTTTCCTCGGACCCAACGGTGCAGGCAAGTCGACGACGATCCGCGTCCTGCTGGGTTTGTTGCGGGCGGACGGGGGAGAGGTCCGACTGCTGGACGGCGACCCCTGGCGTGATGTCGTGGAGCTACATCGGCGACTGGCATACGTACCCGGCGACGTCGCGCTGTGGCCGACGATGACCGGCGGCGAGATGATCGATCTGCTCGGCTCGATGCGAGGCGGTCTCGACGAGGAGCGTCGTGCCGATCTCGTGGCGAGGTTCGAACTCGACACGACCAAGCGCGGGCGGCAGTACTCCAAGGGCAACCGGCAGAAGGTCGCGATCGTGGCCGCGTTGGCGTCCGATGTCGAGTTGCTCATCCTCGACGAGCCGACGTCCGGGCTGGACCCGTTGATGGAGAACGTATTCCAGGAAGTCGTGCGCGAGGCCACCGACCGGGGTACCACCGTGCTGCTGTCGAGTCACATCCTTGCCGAGGCCGAAACCCTCGCCGACCGGCTCTCCATCATCCGCGACGGGGCCGTCGTGGCGACCGGCACGCTGGCCGAGCTTCGCGGGCACACCCGCACTTCGGTTCGTGCGGAACTGGATTCGCTTCCGGATCCGAATCTCCTGGCGCAGCTGCACGACGTCGACGTGCGCGACACCGGTTCCGGAGGGCATCGCCTGAGCGCGACCGTGGACTCGGACCGGATCGGTCCGGTCATGGCGGTGCTGCCATCCTGCGGCCTGCGCGCCCTGACGGTCGAACCACCGTCGCTGGAGAGTCTGTTCCTGTCGCTGTACGAGACGGGCGATCTTCCCCGAGGCGAACGGTGA
- a CDS encoding ABC transporter permease encodes MTASTIGTAPLLRASLHHEGRSFLPWIVLPTALAVSSVIAYPLLFPDAAERSAFAATIGSNPALGLIFGPAYDLSTVDGFVAWRSLALGGFVAALAAIFIVVKAARGQEDSGQAELLAAGVLGRAARLSTAMIMAGMCSIAVGVVAGLATSLCGGDWESSFLLGAGFTVTGWMFGGVAAVSAQVGSDARAATTISVSLLGVLFVLRGFLFSVNAPAWTTWINPLGWVQETRPATGDHWWPLLLGVIFVVVVGAAAFVLQGARDFGQGLVPARPGPSRGRVGSPLSLAFRLNRAPIVSWALAFVGLGVVFGYFTRSVRGLLTANPAMAQIFASGAASPADLVSAFVTTILGLVGIIASVAGVQVVNRIRTEELEDRAEAVLATSVSRSSYFGATTGVALVVPAVLVTVAGSVIGIFASTTDLDIGFGDVFVQSIATIPAVWAVVGIAVAVIGARPHMRPAIWLGVLVSFVLTILGPSFKLPEWALGVSPFHHVPDVSAAQPDWWGLCGVGVVVVLLVVLGFAGFRRRDVP; translated from the coding sequence ATGACGGCGTCGACGATCGGCACCGCCCCGCTGTTGCGGGCCTCCCTGCACCACGAGGGTCGCAGCTTCCTGCCGTGGATCGTGCTGCCGACCGCTCTCGCCGTGTCCTCGGTCATCGCGTATCCGTTGTTGTTTCCCGACGCCGCGGAACGCTCCGCGTTCGCCGCGACCATCGGCTCGAATCCCGCGCTGGGCCTCATCTTCGGGCCCGCCTACGACCTGTCCACCGTCGACGGTTTCGTCGCGTGGCGCAGCCTCGCGCTCGGCGGATTCGTCGCGGCCCTCGCAGCGATCTTCATCGTGGTCAAAGCCGCGCGCGGACAGGAGGACTCCGGCCAGGCGGAACTCCTCGCCGCAGGTGTGCTCGGGCGCGCCGCGCGGCTGTCGACCGCGATGATCATGGCCGGCATGTGCTCGATCGCGGTGGGGGTCGTCGCGGGTCTCGCGACGTCGCTGTGCGGCGGGGACTGGGAATCGTCGTTTCTGCTGGGAGCCGGGTTCACGGTCACCGGTTGGATGTTCGGCGGCGTCGCGGCGGTGAGCGCCCAGGTGGGTTCGGACGCGCGGGCCGCCACCACGATCTCGGTGTCGCTTCTCGGCGTGCTGTTCGTTCTGAGGGGTTTCCTTTTCTCGGTGAACGCACCCGCATGGACCACGTGGATCAATCCGCTGGGTTGGGTTCAGGAGACCCGACCGGCAACCGGAGATCACTGGTGGCCGCTGCTGCTCGGCGTGATCTTCGTGGTCGTCGTGGGAGCGGCGGCGTTCGTATTGCAGGGCGCGCGGGACTTCGGTCAGGGACTCGTTCCGGCGCGGCCTGGTCCGTCACGGGGCCGCGTCGGCTCGCCTTTATCCCTGGCGTTCCGCCTCAACCGCGCGCCGATCGTGTCGTGGGCACTCGCCTTCGTCGGACTCGGCGTCGTCTTCGGCTACTTCACCAGGTCGGTTCGCGGTCTGCTGACGGCCAACCCGGCGATGGCCCAGATCTTCGCCTCCGGCGCCGCGTCGCCCGCGGACCTGGTGTCGGCGTTCGTCACGACGATTCTCGGTCTGGTGGGGATCATCGCGTCCGTCGCCGGCGTTCAGGTCGTCAACCGAATCCGTACCGAGGAGCTGGAGGACCGCGCGGAGGCGGTACTCGCCACCTCCGTCAGCCGGTCGAGCTACTTCGGCGCCACCACCGGGGTCGCGCTCGTCGTCCCCGCCGTTCTCGTCACCGTCGCCGGCTCGGTCATCGGGATCTTCGCCTCGACAACGGATCTCGACATCGGTTTCGGCGATGTGTTCGTCCAGTCGATTGCCACGATCCCGGCCGTCTGGGCCGTCGTCGGCATCGCGGTCGCAGTGATCGGCGCCCGACCCCACATGCGGCCCGCGATCTGGCTGGGCGTCCTGGTGTCGTTCGTGCTGACGATCCTGGGCCCGAGCTTCAAGCTCCCGGAGTGGGCGCTGGGAGTCAGTCCGTTCCACCACGTGCCGGATGTCTCTGCCGCGCAACCCGACTGGTGGGGGCTGTGTGGGGTGGGAGTGGTCGTGGTGTTGCTGGTCGTACTCGGGTTCGCCGGGTTCCGGCGGCGGGACGTGCCGTAG
- a CDS encoding IS1380 family transposase, with protein sequence MKVSHRFTTESAVFDDDNLVSHAGLVPVMRLAHSTGLASQLAERVDLGTTQVASAGANLDAKLLTVIAGFCCGADSIDDLNLVRAGGHTRLFDRVYAPATIGQTLREFTTGHVRQLNAVMTRTLPAMCARAGLLPTDGARVFVDIDSLLRPVYGYQKQGGSYGHAKIAGRELLRRGLSPLIATVCAPGHPPVIANAWLRAGRAASGAGAAKMIAETITTARRAGAAGEITVRGDSAYGSAEVMATCERAGATFSLVLRTNTAITRAITAIKDDAWTPVHYPGAVTDPDTGELISDAEVAETTYTVKPQSPHPITARLIVRRVKAHHPANTDTLMPAWRYHAFFTNTTDDTVTADINHRGHAIIETVFADLIDGPLAHLPSGVFGANAAWLALAAISHNLLRALAALSAAPALRAARGATLRRTLIAVPARLARPARTPVLHLPRHWPAQHAFTALWTAINTT encoded by the coding sequence GTGAAAGTATCGCATAGGTTCACTACCGAGTCCGCTGTCTTCGATGACGACAACCTGGTGTCGCATGCCGGGCTAGTACCGGTGATGCGACTGGCCCACTCGACGGGGTTGGCCTCCCAGCTGGCCGAGCGAGTCGATTTGGGCACCACCCAAGTCGCCTCAGCCGGGGCCAACCTCGACGCGAAGCTGTTGACCGTGATCGCCGGATTCTGTTGCGGCGCCGACAGTATCGACGACCTCAACCTCGTCCGCGCCGGTGGGCACACCCGCCTGTTCGACCGCGTGTACGCCCCGGCCACGATCGGACAGACCCTGCGCGAGTTCACCACCGGTCATGTCCGACAACTCAACGCCGTGATGACCCGGACCTTACCGGCGATGTGCGCGCGGGCAGGGTTGTTACCCACCGACGGCGCCCGAGTGTTTGTCGATATCGACTCGCTGCTGCGCCCGGTCTACGGCTATCAGAAACAGGGCGGCTCCTACGGCCACGCCAAGATCGCCGGACGTGAACTCCTCCGCCGGGGCCTGTCACCACTGATCGCCACCGTCTGCGCGCCCGGTCATCCACCTGTGATCGCCAACGCGTGGCTGCGCGCAGGGCGCGCCGCCTCCGGTGCCGGGGCAGCAAAAATGATCGCCGAAACCATCACCACCGCACGCCGCGCCGGAGCCGCCGGCGAGATCACGGTACGCGGGGATTCGGCCTACGGCTCGGCCGAGGTGATGGCGACCTGCGAGCGTGCAGGAGCCACGTTCTCGCTGGTCCTGCGGACCAACACCGCTATCACCCGCGCGATCACGGCCATCAAAGACGATGCCTGGACACCGGTGCACTATCCCGGCGCGGTCACCGACCCCGACACCGGCGAACTGATCTCCGATGCCGAAGTCGCCGAAACCACCTACACCGTGAAACCCCAGTCGCCTCACCCGATCACCGCCCGACTCATCGTGCGCCGCGTCAAAGCCCACCACCCCGCCAACACCGACACCCTGATGCCCGCCTGGCGGTACCACGCATTCTTCACCAACACCACCGACGACACCGTCACCGCCGACATCAACCACCGAGGCCACGCCATCATCGAGACCGTGTTCGCCGACCTCATCGACGGACCGCTGGCACATCTACCCTCCGGAGTGTTCGGTGCCAACGCAGCCTGGCTGGCCCTGGCCGCCATCAGTCACAACCTCCTGCGCGCCCTCGCCGCGCTCAGCGCAGCACCGGCACTGCGCGCCGCACGCGGGGCGACGCTGCGCCGAACACTCATCGCCGTGCCCGCCCGACTGGCCCGACCAGCACGAACACCCGTCCTGCACCTACCCCGCCACTGGCCAGCACAACACGCCTTCACCGCGTTGTGGACCGCAATAAACACCACCTGA
- a CDS encoding LLM class F420-dependent oxidoreductase has product MKFDGVGIWSSPLRYGDTGEAAEAAAELDELGYTALWIPDVGGPVLDAVENLLGATRNTVIATGILNMWMHEPHDVAAAHARLSEQFGPRFLLGLGISHAPLIDAQEAGRYKKPLATTKAFLDGLDDAPQPVPADARVLAALGPKMLQLSADRTAGAHPYLVTPDHTSIARDTLGDGPLLAPEQTAIFAADRDEARAIGTKWLKGYLAMPNYANNLRRLGFSEEDLTSASDRLFDALIVWGDEAAIRKRIDEHRAAGADHVCVQVLQADHRGFPREQWRRLAAALG; this is encoded by the coding sequence ATGAAATTCGACGGCGTAGGAATCTGGAGTTCACCGCTACGGTACGGAGACACCGGGGAGGCCGCCGAAGCCGCGGCCGAGCTCGACGAATTGGGTTACACAGCCCTGTGGATCCCCGACGTGGGCGGTCCGGTCCTCGATGCGGTCGAGAACCTGCTCGGTGCCACCCGCAACACTGTGATCGCCACCGGAATCCTCAACATGTGGATGCATGAGCCGCATGACGTCGCGGCGGCCCACGCGCGCCTCAGCGAGCAGTTCGGCCCGCGGTTCCTTCTCGGCCTCGGCATCAGCCACGCACCGCTGATCGACGCGCAGGAAGCCGGACGCTACAAGAAGCCGCTCGCGACCACCAAGGCGTTCCTCGACGGCCTGGACGACGCGCCGCAGCCGGTGCCGGCCGATGCCCGGGTGCTGGCCGCGCTCGGACCGAAGATGCTCCAGCTCTCGGCCGACCGGACTGCCGGAGCCCACCCCTACCTGGTGACCCCGGACCACACCTCGATCGCCCGCGACACTCTCGGCGACGGACCGCTGCTCGCCCCGGAACAGACGGCGATCTTCGCCGCCGACCGCGACGAAGCACGCGCGATCGGCACGAAATGGCTCAAGGGCTACCTCGCGATGCCGAACTACGCCAACAATCTTCGGCGACTCGGGTTCTCCGAGGAGGACCTGACCTCGGCGAGCGACCGACTCTTCGACGCTCTGATCGTCTGGGGCGACGAGGCCGCGATCCGCAAGCGGATCGACGAGCACCGTGCGGCCGGCGCGGACCACGTCTGCGTGCAGGTTCTGCAGGCCGACCACCGAGGCTTCCCGCGCGAGCAGTGGCGCCGCCTCGCGGCAGCCCTGGGCTGA
- a CDS encoding sensor domain-containing protein: MARSAGDDHGSAGMPAGVVPGAGETPGDAAVAERHRLLLELSPDAIAVHRDGLIVYVNSAALAFARIDDREAMLGRPIAEFVHPEELPRMVERIASMSDAPGAATKPEEVVMVDAHGVSRPMEVISVRTVWHDSPAYQVILRDVSAHKAVESALRRHAILLEHVSNAVVAVDDQLTVLSWNPAAERMYGRRASEAIGRNLDDVVGVHVDLQTAVSLGRAVDQLHRRHDNGRSFPTRTSVTTMDDGFLVVVEPTHRSFVERLGVVLDALHQAVIVVREDGDIELANPAAATVLGQEAVPGSGIDELKLEFAEGESPITQCLRTREPVTNTTAKVTTSVGARWLSCSCRPIPDDGTDVVVLVSFVDVTDDFRERTDLAWGPVRDPLTGLYNRSGIIRELESHMAGLDAEDEDDSCCVAIFYIDLDNFKLVNDSLGHAVGDEVLHTIAERLALITPDCAAVGRLGGDEFVLVSTLGTACSADEIEAQIDKIRGTVDEPVTVTSRSEPLTVRASIGVATVNAGDEFTAADLLRDADIALHRARKASRASYVRFQTQHREELQRQQRIEEELRRVLEADTDQLEVHYQPIVSTGDGTLVGLEGLLRWHHPELGSISPTEFIPLAEGSNLIDRVGNYVLETAAAEVAAVPELRRVMLCINVSRRELTNGQFPDRLRDTITRSGLDPAAFCLEITESALDPLDGDLLTLLRDVRELGTQVSLDDFGTGASSLSEFYRLPVSVLKTAKSFVDALEEHPSAKSILAGIVTMAHAAGMRVVAEGVETESQAAIVAEVGCDLAQGYHFGRPAPLAEVIASGLRIRPNPGVWETA; this comes from the coding sequence ATGGCACGATCCGCAGGTGACGACCACGGGTCCGCGGGGATGCCCGCCGGAGTCGTTCCCGGCGCTGGGGAAACACCCGGCGACGCCGCCGTTGCCGAACGTCATCGCCTCCTACTCGAACTGAGCCCCGACGCGATCGCCGTGCACCGGGACGGCTTGATCGTCTATGTCAACTCTGCTGCGCTCGCTTTCGCGCGCATCGACGACCGCGAGGCAATGCTCGGCCGTCCGATCGCCGAGTTCGTCCATCCAGAAGAGTTGCCCCGGATGGTCGAGCGGATCGCGTCCATGAGCGATGCGCCAGGTGCCGCGACGAAACCCGAAGAAGTCGTGATGGTGGACGCCCACGGTGTCTCGCGACCGATGGAGGTCATCTCGGTTCGCACCGTGTGGCACGACTCCCCGGCCTACCAGGTCATCCTGCGCGACGTCTCCGCGCACAAGGCGGTCGAGTCGGCTCTCCGCCGGCACGCGATACTCCTCGAGCATGTGAGCAACGCGGTGGTTGCCGTCGACGACCAGTTGACCGTCCTGTCGTGGAACCCTGCCGCAGAGCGGATGTACGGCCGGCGCGCCTCCGAGGCGATCGGACGGAATCTCGACGACGTGGTCGGCGTCCACGTCGATCTGCAGACGGCGGTCTCGCTCGGCAGGGCGGTGGATCAGCTGCATCGCCGTCACGACAACGGACGATCATTTCCGACCCGGACGTCGGTGACGACCATGGACGACGGATTTCTCGTCGTCGTCGAACCGACGCACCGCTCTTTCGTCGAGCGTCTCGGCGTCGTTCTCGATGCACTCCATCAGGCGGTGATCGTCGTGCGCGAGGACGGCGACATCGAACTCGCGAACCCGGCCGCGGCGACAGTGCTGGGCCAGGAGGCGGTCCCGGGATCGGGGATAGACGAGCTGAAACTGGAGTTCGCCGAGGGCGAGTCCCCGATCACGCAGTGTCTGCGCACCCGCGAGCCGGTCACCAACACGACCGCGAAGGTCACGACATCCGTCGGGGCACGCTGGTTGTCGTGCAGCTGCCGACCGATCCCCGACGACGGCACCGACGTGGTCGTCCTCGTGTCGTTCGTCGATGTCACCGACGACTTCCGGGAGCGAACCGACCTCGCGTGGGGCCCTGTCCGCGACCCGTTGACGGGCTTGTACAACCGCTCCGGGATCATCCGTGAGCTCGAATCGCACATGGCCGGACTCGATGCGGAAGACGAGGACGACTCGTGCTGTGTCGCGATCTTCTACATCGATCTCGACAACTTCAAACTGGTCAACGACTCACTCGGCCATGCCGTGGGCGACGAGGTGTTGCACACCATCGCGGAACGGCTGGCGCTGATCACACCCGACTGCGCCGCGGTGGGACGTCTGGGTGGCGACGAGTTCGTGCTCGTATCCACCCTTGGAACAGCGTGCTCAGCTGACGAGATCGAGGCGCAGATCGACAAGATCCGCGGAACGGTGGACGAACCCGTCACGGTGACTTCCCGGTCCGAACCGCTCACTGTCCGGGCGAGTATCGGCGTTGCGACCGTCAATGCCGGGGACGAGTTCACCGCCGCCGACCTCCTGCGCGACGCCGACATCGCGCTGCACCGGGCGCGCAAGGCTTCGCGAGCCAGCTACGTCCGGTTCCAGACCCAGCACCGGGAAGAACTCCAGCGCCAGCAGCGTATCGAAGAGGAACTGCGACGCGTTCTCGAGGCCGACACCGACCAACTCGAGGTCCACTATCAGCCGATCGTGTCGACCGGTGACGGCACCCTCGTCGGACTCGAAGGTCTTCTGCGCTGGCACCACCCGGAGCTGGGCTCCATCTCACCGACCGAGTTCATCCCGCTCGCAGAAGGATCCAACCTCATCGACCGGGTGGGGAACTACGTCTTGGAGACCGCCGCCGCCGAGGTGGCGGCCGTCCCCGAACTGCGCCGGGTGATGTTGTGCATCAACGTCTCCCGGCGCGAACTCACCAACGGGCAGTTCCCGGACCGGCTCCGGGACACGATCACCCGGTCCGGCCTGGACCCCGCCGCGTTCTGTCTGGAGATCACCGAGAGTGCACTCGACCCGCTCGACGGGGACCTGCTCACTCTCTTGCGGGACGTACGCGAGCTCGGAACACAGGTGTCGCTCGACGATTTCGGCACCGGTGCGTCGTCGCTGAGCGAGTTCTACCGCCTACCGGTCAGCGTGCTGAAAACCGCGAAGTCCTTCGTCGACGCCCTCGAGGAACATCCGAGCGCGAAGTCGATCCTCGCCGGCATCGTGACGATGGCGCACGCCGCCGGGATGCGGGTCGTCGCCGAGGGAGTGGAAACGGAGTCGCAGGCCGCGATCGTCGCCGAGGTCGGGTGCGACCTGGCCCAGGGATACCATTTCGGCCGCCCGGCTCCGCTGGCGGAGGTGATCGCGTCCGGACTCCGGATCCGTCCGAATCCCGGTGTCTGGGAGACCGCCTGA